The following are encoded in a window of Corynebacterium marinum DSM 44953 genomic DNA:
- a CDS encoding translation initiation factor IF-2 N-terminal domain-containing protein, with product MAESTEPTDRNTAEDMGNEAPKKRRSTRKTTRRATAKAAAPEAGQPTEQPTGQDETKAREDKVRVHVLAKSLGRTSKELVEAAAGLGLKKVAQSTLTPEEARRVVEALTPEQPQPEPAAAEEPRDEDTIRTRVRKNVANEISQIEERVDADLAELIQEQPEDEPVEEIAPVITPIPAEESVVEQFVPLFRAPGTAPAAAEDEDEDEESAASRRRRRGRRGAGRGRGSEEQQEEVEVEQEGVDKQDSPQEHEEDYLDHEEDEDLPEEPVALKGSTRLESQRRRRAEMREEGRRKKHIVSQAEFLARRESVARTMIVRERPRHDHPGLVTQVGVLEDDLLVEHFVTSEAQASMIGNIYLGRVQNVLPSMEAAFIDIGKGRNGVLYAGEVDWKSAGLGGRSRRIEQALKSGDQVLVQVSKDPLGHKGARLTTQISLAGRYLVYVPGGRSAGISRKLPGPERRRLKEILGRVVPGQGGAIIRTAAENVPEEAIAADVDRLHRLWEDIQERSDKEMHTRGSKPVTMYEEPDMLVKVVRDLFNEDFTALVVDGERAWNTVHAYVKSVAPDLLDRVQRFNRDENDGQDAFAQYRVDEQLQKALNRKVWLPSGGSLVIDRTEAMVVVDVNTGKFTGSGGNLEETVTRNNLEAAEEIVRQMRLRDLGGMIVVDFIDMVLPENQELVLRRLKEALGRDRTRHQVSEVTSLGLVQMTRKRLGTGLLETFSTECEHCGGRGLILHEDPVEEPVEFEERPRRSQAKAAHDPGRHPAAVAIKREDESSDIEELAAAVVVTSDEDEQAEKAPEKTPEKESSSQRNRSRRGRRGTSRGRAADATEAAEAAAAAVPGASEASATRQAPAAPAAPAAPAAPAVDDIEAIVAAAVERAAEIDPDEPSGADYVSDEVSGKGSGEGSGEKTFQQAIAEFEASPRRRRRTRGNSRSDRRPKPEDFPGSAATGPVAKAEETMIKVREVEEDKKVEAPADAGRPSARTRGRRRAGRSFRVEETPQAQEAQQQAKAPVAPETATVAEEKPRRNRPSELSSGAPAATRGRRRAVRRTMSAADEADRVPEQAREQAREQKPEKERSVPEGGVERRSSRGRRRVTRRTTGR from the coding sequence GTGGCTGAATCCACCGAACCCACCGACCGTAACACCGCAGAAGACATGGGGAACGAGGCGCCGAAGAAGCGCCGGTCGACACGCAAGACCACCCGCAGGGCCACCGCGAAGGCCGCCGCCCCGGAGGCGGGGCAGCCCACCGAGCAGCCCACCGGGCAGGACGAGACCAAGGCTCGCGAGGACAAGGTGCGCGTGCACGTCCTGGCGAAATCGCTGGGCAGGACCTCGAAGGAGCTCGTCGAGGCGGCCGCCGGCCTGGGGCTGAAGAAGGTCGCGCAGTCGACGCTCACCCCGGAAGAGGCCCGGCGGGTCGTCGAGGCGCTCACGCCCGAGCAGCCCCAGCCGGAACCCGCGGCGGCGGAGGAGCCCCGCGACGAAGACACGATCCGCACCCGGGTGCGCAAGAACGTGGCCAACGAGATCTCCCAGATCGAGGAGCGGGTCGATGCCGACCTCGCGGAACTCATCCAGGAGCAGCCGGAGGACGAGCCGGTCGAGGAGATCGCCCCGGTGATCACCCCGATCCCGGCGGAGGAGTCCGTCGTCGAGCAGTTCGTGCCCCTGTTCCGCGCCCCCGGTACCGCGCCCGCCGCGGCGGAGGACGAGGACGAGGACGAGGAATCGGCTGCTTCTCGACGCCGCCGCCGGGGCCGCCGCGGCGCCGGCCGCGGCCGCGGGAGCGAAGAACAGCAGGAAGAGGTCGAGGTCGAGCAGGAGGGCGTCGATAAGCAGGACAGCCCGCAGGAGCACGAGGAAGACTACCTGGACCACGAGGAAGACGAGGACCTCCCGGAGGAGCCCGTCGCGCTCAAGGGCTCGACCCGGCTGGAGTCGCAGCGCCGTCGCCGCGCGGAGATGCGTGAGGAGGGCCGCCGGAAGAAGCACATCGTCTCCCAGGCGGAGTTCCTGGCGCGCCGGGAGTCCGTGGCGCGCACCATGATCGTGCGGGAGCGGCCCCGGCACGACCACCCCGGCCTGGTGACCCAGGTCGGCGTGCTCGAGGACGACCTGCTGGTCGAGCACTTCGTGACCAGCGAGGCGCAGGCCTCGATGATCGGCAACATCTACCTCGGCCGGGTCCAGAACGTCCTGCCGAGCATGGAGGCGGCGTTCATCGACATCGGCAAGGGGCGCAACGGCGTCCTCTACGCCGGTGAGGTCGACTGGAAGTCGGCCGGACTGGGCGGGCGCAGCCGCCGCATCGAGCAGGCCCTCAAGTCGGGCGACCAGGTGCTGGTGCAGGTGAGCAAGGACCCGTTGGGGCACAAGGGTGCCCGCCTGACCACGCAGATCTCCCTCGCCGGCCGCTACCTCGTGTACGTGCCCGGCGGACGCAGCGCCGGAATCTCCCGGAAGCTGCCCGGGCCCGAGCGTCGACGCCTCAAGGAGATCCTCGGCCGCGTGGTACCGGGCCAGGGCGGCGCGATCATCCGCACCGCCGCCGAGAATGTGCCGGAGGAGGCCATCGCCGCGGACGTGGACCGTCTCCACCGTCTGTGGGAGGACATCCAGGAGCGCTCCGACAAGGAGATGCACACCCGCGGCTCCAAGCCCGTCACCATGTACGAAGAGCCCGACATGCTGGTCAAGGTGGTCCGCGACCTGTTCAACGAGGACTTCACCGCGCTCGTCGTCGACGGTGAGCGGGCCTGGAACACCGTCCACGCCTACGTCAAGTCCGTCGCCCCGGATCTGCTGGACCGCGTCCAGCGCTTCAACCGCGACGAGAACGACGGCCAGGACGCCTTCGCCCAGTACCGCGTGGACGAGCAGCTGCAGAAGGCGCTCAACCGCAAGGTGTGGCTACCCTCCGGCGGCTCGCTGGTCATCGACCGCACCGAGGCGATGGTCGTCGTCGACGTCAACACCGGCAAGTTCACCGGCTCCGGCGGCAACCTCGAGGAGACCGTCACCCGCAACAACCTGGAGGCGGCCGAGGAGATCGTCCGCCAGATGCGCCTGCGCGACCTGGGCGGCATGATCGTCGTCGACTTCATCGACATGGTCCTGCCCGAGAACCAGGAGCTGGTGCTCCGGCGCCTCAAGGAGGCCCTCGGCCGCGACCGCACCCGCCACCAGGTCTCCGAGGTCACCTCCCTCGGCCTGGTGCAGATGACCCGCAAGCGCCTGGGCACCGGCCTGCTGGAGACCTTCTCCACCGAATGCGAGCACTGCGGCGGCCGCGGCCTGATCCTGCACGAGGATCCGGTCGAGGAGCCCGTCGAGTTCGAGGAGCGGCCGCGCCGCTCCCAGGCGAAGGCCGCGCACGATCCCGGCCGCCACCCGGCGGCCGTGGCCATCAAGCGTGAGGATGAGTCCTCCGACATCGAGGAACTCGCCGCCGCCGTGGTGGTCACCTCCGATGAGGATGAGCAGGCGGAGAAGGCCCCGGAGAAGACTCCGGAGAAGGAGTCCTCCTCCCAGCGCAACCGCTCCCGTCGTGGCCGACGCGGAACCAGCCGCGGCCGGGCCGCTGACGCCACGGAGGCTGCTGAAGCTGCGGCTGCCGCAGTGCCCGGGGCGTCTGAGGCGTCTGCGACCAGGCAGGCTCCCGCTGCCCCCGCTGCCCCGGCTGCCCCGGCTGCTCCGGCGGTCGACGACATCGAGGCGATCGTCGCCGCCGCCGTCGAGCGCGCGGCCGAGATTGATCCGGACGAACCCTCCGGCGCGGACTACGTCTCCGACGAGGTCTCCGGGAAGGGCTCCGGAGAGGGCTCGGGCGAGAAGACCTTCCAGCAGGCGATCGCCGAGTTCGAGGCTTCACCGCGCCGCCGTCGCCGCACCCGCGGGAACTCCCGCTCGGACCGTCGTCCGAAGCCGGAGGACTTTCCGGGTTCCGCCGCCACCGGCCCCGTGGCCAAGGCGGAGGAGACCATGATCAAGGTCCGCGAAGTCGAGGAGGATAAGAAGGTGGAGGCTCCGGCAGACGCCGGGCGTCCGTCCGCCCGAACCCGCGGACGCCGTCGTGCGGGCCGCAGCTTCCGGGTTGAGGAGACCCCGCAGGCACAGGAGGCACAGCAGCAGGCGAAGGCGCCCGTCGCGCCCGAGACCGCCACCGTCGCGGAGGAGAAGCCGCGGCGCAACCGCCCCTCGGAGCTCTCCTCCGGGGCGCCGGCCGCTACCCGCGGGCGTCGCCGCGCGGTGCGCCGCACCATGTCGGCCGCCGACGAAGCTGACCGGGTCCCTGAACAGGCCCGTGAGCAGGCCCGCGAGCAGAAGCCGGAGAAGGAGCGGAGCGTGCCGGAAGGCGGCGTCGAGAGGCGGAGCTCGCGAGGCCGTCGACGCGTCACGCGGCGCACAACCGGTCGCTAG
- the ndk gene encoding nucleoside-diphosphate kinase has protein sequence MTERTLILIKPDGVTNGHVGEIIARIERKGLKLSALDLRVADRATAEQHYAEHSDKPFFGELVEFITSAPLIAGIVEGERAIEAWRQLAGGTDPVSKATPGTIRGDFALTVGENVVHGSDSPESAEREISIWFPNL, from the coding sequence ATGACTGAACGCACCCTCATCCTCATCAAGCCGGACGGCGTCACCAACGGACACGTCGGCGAGATCATCGCCCGCATCGAGCGCAAGGGCCTCAAGCTCTCCGCCCTGGACCTGCGTGTCGCGGACCGCGCCACCGCAGAGCAGCACTACGCAGAGCACTCCGACAAGCCCTTCTTCGGGGAGCTCGTCGAGTTCATCACCTCCGCTCCGCTGATCGCCGGCATCGTCGAGGGTGAGCGCGCCATCGAGGCATGGCGCCAGCTGGCCGGTGGCACCGACCCGGTCTCCAAGGCCACCCCGGGCACCATCCGCGGCGACTTCGCTCTGACCGTCGGCGAGAACGTCGTCCACGGTTCCGACTCCCCGGAGTCGGCCGAGCGCGAGATCTCCATCTGGTTCCCGAACCTCTAG
- a CDS encoding pirin family protein encodes MSVTDQFPVEQVLSPAPPHCTDGAKVEIITSREVPLGGPRAMTVYRTLPQRQRSLIGAWCFVDHYGPDDVSATGGMDVAPHPHTGLQTVSWLFEGTVTHHDSGGQHAVVLPGEVNLMTAGAGICHSEVSTQDTTTLHGVQLWTVLPDADRHGPRRFDHHAPDPVLFDGGSALVFLGSLLGYTSPVRTFSPLVGAELRIEPGALLEVEVDPSFEHGLLVDAGDVDLEGVAVAPTELAYTGTGETVLRIRNNGRTPARMLLIGGEPFDEEIVMWWNFIGRDHAEIEQYRTEWQEQDERFGTTRGYIGKDPQGPTWLPAPALPHAAIRPRKNPAPVARPEERI; translated from the coding sequence ATGTCCGTGACTGATCAGTTCCCGGTGGAGCAGGTGCTCTCCCCGGCGCCCCCGCACTGCACCGACGGCGCCAAGGTCGAGATCATCACCTCCCGCGAGGTTCCCCTCGGCGGCCCGCGCGCCATGACCGTCTACCGCACCCTGCCCCAGCGCCAGCGCAGCCTCATCGGCGCGTGGTGCTTCGTCGACCACTACGGCCCCGACGACGTCTCCGCCACCGGCGGCATGGACGTCGCCCCGCACCCGCACACCGGCCTGCAGACCGTGTCGTGGCTCTTCGAGGGCACCGTCACCCACCACGATTCCGGCGGTCAACACGCCGTCGTCCTGCCCGGCGAGGTCAACCTCATGACCGCGGGCGCGGGCATCTGCCACTCGGAGGTCTCCACCCAGGACACCACCACCCTCCACGGGGTGCAGCTGTGGACCGTGCTCCCCGACGCCGACCGGCACGGCCCCCGCCGCTTCGACCACCACGCCCCCGATCCCGTGCTTTTCGACGGCGGCAGCGCCCTCGTCTTCCTCGGTTCCCTCCTCGGCTACACCTCCCCCGTCCGCACCTTCAGCCCGCTGGTCGGCGCGGAGCTGCGCATAGAGCCGGGCGCCCTGCTCGAAGTGGAGGTCGACCCCTCCTTCGAGCACGGTCTGCTGGTCGACGCCGGCGACGTCGACCTGGAGGGCGTAGCCGTCGCCCCCACCGAGCTCGCCTACACCGGCACCGGCGAGACGGTGCTGCGCATCCGCAACAACGGCCGCACCCCGGCCCGGATGCTGCTCATCGGCGGCGAACCCTTCGACGAGGAGATCGTCATGTGGTGGAACTTCATCGGCCGCGACCACGCCGAGATCGAGCAGTACCGCACCGAGTGGCAGGAGCAGGACGAACGCTTCGGCACGACCCGCGGCTACATCGGCAAGGACCCGCAGGGGCCCACCTGGCTGCCCGCCCCCGCCCTGCCGCACGCCGCGATCCGGCCGCGGAAGAACCCCGCGCCCGTCGCCCGCCCCGAGGAGAGGATCTGA
- a CDS encoding GNAT family N-acetyltransferase, with translation MITRTPDRFTIDVDGANAGHTAYRDRAGDRIFHHTEIGGEFGGRGLAGQLVEAAVRETAEAGRTVVAVCPYVLTWLTENDPSGVTWRKPTPADLTWLKKELA, from the coding sequence GTGATCACCCGCACCCCCGACCGCTTCACCATCGACGTCGACGGCGCGAACGCCGGCCACACCGCCTACCGTGACCGCGCCGGAGACCGCATCTTCCACCACACCGAGATCGGCGGGGAGTTCGGCGGCCGCGGCCTGGCCGGTCAGCTCGTCGAGGCGGCCGTGCGCGAGACCGCCGAGGCCGGTCGAACCGTGGTCGCCGTGTGCCCCTATGTGCTGACATGGTTGACGGAGAACGACCCCTCCGGCGTGACCTGGCGCAAACCCACCCCCGCCGACCTCACCTGGCTGAAGAAGGAGCTGGCATGA
- a CDS encoding carboxymuconolactone decarboxylase family protein, whose product MTRRPPYLDKFYPDIYRALNDVNRKLRMLYPDVDLPTSLIELVSVRVSQINGCGTCLSIHVPAARKAGVPENKLDALPAWRMVNEFTEQEKAALDLAETLTTLPQGRDNSRAGASACDVFAEEQVAALEWAIIMINTYNRISIASGHPLISR is encoded by the coding sequence ATGACCCGCCGACCCCCGTACCTGGACAAGTTCTACCCCGACATCTACCGGGCGCTCAACGACGTGAACCGGAAACTGCGCATGCTCTACCCGGACGTCGATCTGCCGACGAGCCTCATCGAGCTGGTCTCCGTCCGCGTCAGCCAGATCAACGGCTGCGGCACCTGCCTGTCCATCCACGTCCCCGCCGCGCGGAAAGCCGGCGTGCCGGAGAACAAACTCGACGCGCTGCCCGCGTGGCGGATGGTCAACGAGTTCACCGAGCAGGAGAAGGCCGCACTCGACCTCGCGGAGACCCTGACCACGCTGCCCCAGGGCCGGGACAACTCCCGGGCCGGCGCCAGCGCCTGCGACGTCTTCGCTGAGGAGCAGGTCGCGGCGCTCGAGTGGGCGATCATCATGATCAACACCTACAACCGCATCTCCATCGCCTCCGGGCACCCGCTGATTTCCAGGTAG
- a CDS encoding DUF4233 domain-containing protein codes for MTQPPAGPAEFSPLGPGHTPEKDPLKGIRGVMAGTLILEAITILLALTVILKIDDGVYWTIFNWVFITAVGLAHVVMAFLQRFSWALPANLALQVVLLGGFFVHYSVGVVAIIFIIVWWYLLHLRSTLVERMKRGWLTTQHM; via the coding sequence ATGACCCAGCCCCCCGCAGGACCGGCCGAGTTCAGCCCCCTCGGTCCCGGCCACACCCCCGAGAAGGACCCCCTCAAGGGGATCCGCGGGGTCATGGCCGGCACGCTCATCCTCGAGGCGATCACGATCCTGCTCGCGCTGACCGTGATCCTCAAGATCGACGACGGCGTGTACTGGACCATCTTCAACTGGGTGTTCATCACAGCGGTGGGCCTCGCCCACGTGGTCATGGCGTTCCTCCAGCGCTTCAGCTGGGCGCTGCCGGCGAACCTTGCCCTGCAGGTGGTGCTGCTGGGCGGGTTCTTCGTCCATTACTCGGTGGGCGTTGTGGCGATCATCTTCATCATCGTGTGGTGGTACCTGCTGCACCTGCGCTCCACGCTCGTCGAACGCATGAAACGCGGCTGGCTGACCACCCAGCACATGTAG
- the folC gene encoding bifunctional tetrahydrofolate synthase/dihydrofolate synthase: MTDIADLNEAVEITEQGLKLNIDLGDKDHPAPPAVEVTPADLAELAVVEAELDTRWPETKIDPSLERIELLMDLLGSPQNSFPSIHVAGTNGKTSTVRMIESLLRAFHRRTGRTTSPHLQLVTERIGIDGVPVHPRDYVRIWREIQPYVELVDEKSGIRMSKFEVLTAMAYAAFADAPVDVAVVEVGMGGTWDATNVIQSDVAVIMPVGLDHTDYLGGTIEEIAAEKAGIIKSRWDADDLLTPPDNVAVVAEQDPAAMKVILQRAVDVDAAVARAGAEFGVVEAAVAVGGQQLTLRGLGGEYEDIFLPLSGEHQARNAAVALAAVEAFFGAGAGRTLDIATVRAGFAQVTSPGRLERVRSTPTTFIDAAHNPHGAKALGEALERDFNFNRLIGVVGVLDDKDARGILVALEPYLSEVVLTQNTSPRALDAYDLAEYARGIFGEERVHVDAHLASAYALAVELAEDADIQSGAGVVVTGSVVTAGEARTLFGKDPA; this comes from the coding sequence CTGACCGACATCGCCGACCTCAACGAGGCCGTCGAGATCACCGAGCAGGGCCTCAAACTCAACATCGACCTCGGCGACAAGGACCATCCCGCCCCGCCCGCCGTGGAGGTCACCCCGGCTGACCTCGCCGAGCTGGCGGTCGTCGAGGCGGAGCTGGACACCCGCTGGCCCGAGACGAAGATCGACCCGTCGCTCGAGCGCATCGAACTGCTCATGGACCTGCTGGGCTCCCCGCAGAACTCCTTCCCCTCGATCCACGTCGCCGGCACGAACGGCAAGACCTCGACCGTGCGGATGATCGAGTCGCTCCTGCGCGCCTTCCACCGCCGCACCGGGCGCACGACCAGCCCGCACCTGCAGCTGGTCACCGAACGCATCGGTATCGACGGCGTGCCCGTCCACCCGCGCGACTACGTCCGCATCTGGCGCGAGATCCAGCCCTACGTCGAGCTCGTCGACGAGAAGTCCGGCATCCGGATGTCCAAGTTCGAGGTCCTCACCGCGATGGCGTACGCCGCGTTCGCCGACGCCCCCGTCGACGTCGCCGTCGTCGAGGTCGGCATGGGCGGCACCTGGGACGCCACCAACGTCATCCAGTCGGACGTTGCGGTGATCATGCCCGTCGGCCTCGACCACACCGACTACCTCGGCGGCACGATCGAGGAGATCGCGGCGGAGAAGGCCGGCATCATCAAGTCCCGCTGGGACGCCGACGACCTGCTCACCCCGCCGGACAACGTCGCCGTCGTGGCGGAGCAGGACCCCGCCGCGATGAAGGTCATCCTGCAGCGTGCCGTGGATGTCGACGCCGCCGTCGCCCGCGCCGGAGCGGAATTCGGCGTCGTCGAGGCGGCCGTGGCCGTCGGCGGGCAGCAGCTGACCCTGCGCGGCCTGGGCGGCGAGTACGAGGACATCTTCCTGCCGCTGTCCGGCGAGCACCAGGCGCGCAACGCCGCGGTGGCGCTGGCCGCCGTGGAGGCGTTCTTCGGTGCCGGTGCCGGCCGCACGCTGGACATCGCCACGGTGCGTGCCGGCTTCGCCCAGGTCACCTCCCCCGGCCGCCTGGAGCGGGTCCGTTCGACCCCGACCACCTTCATCGACGCCGCCCACAACCCCCACGGGGCGAAGGCGCTGGGGGAGGCGCTCGAACGCGACTTCAACTTCAACCGCCTCATCGGCGTCGTCGGTGTGCTCGACGACAAGGACGCCCGCGGCATCCTCGTGGCCCTGGAGCCCTACCTCTCCGAGGTGGTGCTCACGCAGAACACGAGCCCGCGCGCGCTCGACGCGTACGATCTGGCGGAGTACGCGCGCGGCATCTTCGGCGAAGAACGCGTCCACGTCGACGCACACCTCGCCTCCGCCTACGCATTGGCGGTGGAGCTGGCCGAGGACGCCGACATCCAGTCCGGCGCCGGTGTCGTGGTCACCGGATCGGTGGTCACCGCAGGTGAGGCACGCACCCTGTTCGGAAAGGACCCCGCATGA
- a CDS encoding valine--tRNA ligase, with product MVRVTEQNEMNRASGVEALPKSWDPQSVEAELYQGWVDAGYFTADPESGKPAYSIVLPPPNVTGQLHMGHALDHTLMDSLARRKRMQGFEVLWLPGMDHAGIATQTKVETMLRETEGKDRYDYGREEFIAKVWEWKEQYGGTIAGQMRAIGDSVDWSRERFTLDEGLSRAVQTIFKELFDRGLIYRANRLVNWSPVLETAVSDIEVVHKDVEGELVSFRYGSLDDAEPHVVVATTRVETMLGDVAVAVHPEDERYRHLVGTTLDHPFRDDLKMVVVADDYVDPEFGSGAVKITPAHDPNDYALGLRHDLDMPTIMDATGRIAGTGTRFDGLTREEARVKVREALAEQGRIVKEVRPYLHSVGHSERSGEAIEPRLSLQWFVKVDELAAMAGDAIREGDTTVHPKSMEPRYFEWVDNMHDWTISRQLWWGHRIPIWYGPEGEIVCVGPDEQAPEGYTQDPDVLDTWFSSALWPFSTMGWPEKTPELAKFYPTSVLVTAYDILFFWVARMMMFGTFAAKITPGLLGEGADGRPQVPFTDLFLHGLVRDEQGRKMSKSLGNGIDPMDWVAEYGADALRFTLARGANPGVDLPVGADAAQSSRNFATKLFNATKFALLNGARVGELPERAELTDADRWILDRLEQVRADVDGFLDDYQFAKANEELYHFAWDEVCDWYLEIAKTQIPREDIDQRGRNTQVVLGRVLDVVLRLLHPAMPFVTEVLWKALTGRETLVTAPWPTVDDTNGGAPVDEIAVRRIADAEKLITEIRRFRSDQGVKPSQKVPAALDFAAADLAGQEEFIRALAKVTAPEDGFEESASIELRLSRATVSVGLDTSGTVDVAAERKRLEKDLAAAHKELDGTAKKLGNEAFLAKAPDAVVDKIRSRQQVAQEEVERIAARLEALK from the coding sequence GAGCTTTACCAGGGGTGGGTCGACGCCGGGTACTTCACCGCCGACCCGGAGAGCGGGAAGCCGGCGTACTCGATCGTGCTGCCGCCCCCGAACGTGACCGGACAGCTGCACATGGGCCACGCCCTGGACCACACCCTCATGGATTCCCTGGCGCGCCGCAAGCGCATGCAGGGCTTCGAGGTGCTGTGGCTGCCGGGCATGGACCACGCGGGCATCGCGACGCAGACGAAGGTCGAGACCATGCTCCGGGAAACCGAGGGCAAGGACCGCTACGACTACGGCCGCGAGGAGTTCATCGCGAAGGTCTGGGAGTGGAAGGAACAGTACGGCGGCACCATCGCCGGGCAGATGCGCGCCATCGGCGACTCCGTCGACTGGTCCCGCGAACGCTTCACCCTTGACGAGGGCCTCTCCCGCGCCGTGCAGACCATCTTCAAGGAGCTCTTCGACCGGGGCCTGATCTACCGGGCGAACCGCCTGGTCAACTGGTCGCCCGTGCTGGAGACCGCCGTCTCCGACATCGAGGTCGTCCACAAGGACGTCGAGGGCGAGCTCGTCTCCTTCCGCTACGGCTCGCTGGACGACGCAGAGCCGCACGTCGTTGTCGCCACCACCCGCGTGGAGACCATGCTCGGCGACGTCGCCGTGGCCGTCCACCCGGAGGACGAGCGCTACCGCCACCTGGTGGGCACCACCCTGGACCACCCGTTCCGCGACGACCTGAAGATGGTCGTCGTCGCCGACGACTACGTCGACCCCGAATTCGGCTCCGGCGCCGTGAAGATCACCCCGGCCCACGACCCGAACGACTACGCCCTCGGTCTGCGCCACGACCTCGACATGCCCACGATCATGGACGCCACCGGCCGCATCGCCGGCACCGGCACCCGCTTCGACGGCCTGACCCGCGAGGAGGCCCGCGTCAAGGTGCGCGAGGCGCTGGCGGAGCAGGGGCGCATCGTCAAGGAGGTCCGCCCGTACCTGCACTCGGTCGGCCACTCCGAGCGCTCCGGCGAAGCCATCGAGCCGCGCCTGTCGCTGCAGTGGTTCGTCAAGGTCGACGAGCTGGCGGCGATGGCCGGCGACGCCATCCGCGAAGGCGACACCACCGTCCACCCGAAGTCGATGGAACCCCGCTACTTCGAGTGGGTCGACAACATGCACGACTGGACCATCTCGCGTCAGCTGTGGTGGGGCCACCGCATCCCGATCTGGTACGGACCCGAGGGCGAGATCGTCTGCGTCGGCCCGGACGAGCAGGCGCCGGAGGGCTACACCCAGGACCCGGACGTCCTGGACACCTGGTTCTCCTCCGCGCTGTGGCCCTTCTCCACGATGGGCTGGCCGGAGAAGACTCCGGAGCTGGCCAAGTTCTACCCGACATCCGTCCTGGTCACCGCCTACGACATCCTGTTCTTCTGGGTGGCCCGCATGATGATGTTCGGCACCTTCGCCGCGAAGATCACCCCGGGGCTGCTGGGGGAGGGCGCCGACGGCCGCCCGCAGGTCCCCTTCACCGACCTCTTCCTCCACGGCCTGGTGCGCGACGAGCAGGGCCGCAAGATGTCCAAGTCCCTGGGCAACGGCATCGACCCGATGGACTGGGTCGCCGAGTACGGCGCCGACGCCCTGCGTTTCACCCTGGCCCGCGGCGCCAACCCCGGCGTGGACCTGCCGGTCGGCGCCGACGCCGCCCAGTCCTCCCGCAACTTCGCCACCAAGCTTTTCAACGCCACCAAGTTCGCCCTGCTCAATGGCGCCCGCGTCGGCGAGCTGCCGGAGCGCGCGGAGCTGACCGACGCGGACCGCTGGATCCTCGACCGGCTCGAGCAGGTCCGCGCGGACGTCGACGGCTTCCTCGACGACTACCAGTTCGCCAAGGCCAACGAGGAGCTCTACCACTTCGCGTGGGACGAGGTCTGCGACTGGTACCTGGAGATCGCCAAGACCCAGATCCCGCGCGAGGACATCGACCAGCGCGGCCGCAACACCCAGGTCGTCCTGGGCCGCGTCCTCGACGTCGTCCTGCGGCTGCTGCACCCGGCGATGCCCTTCGTCACCGAGGTCCTGTGGAAGGCCCTGACCGGGCGGGAGACCCTGGTCACCGCGCCGTGGCCGACCGTCGACGACACCAACGGCGGCGCCCCCGTGGACGAGATCGCCGTCCGCCGCATCGCCGACGCGGAGAAGCTCATCACCGAGATCCGCCGCTTCCGCTCCGACCAGGGCGTCAAGCCCTCCCAGAAGGTCCCGGCCGCCCTCGACTTCGCCGCCGCCGACCTGGCGGGGCAGGAGGAGTTCATCCGCGCGCTGGCGAAGGTCACCGCACCGGAGGACGGCTTCGAGGAGTCCGCCTCCATCGAGCTGCGCCTGTCCCGAGCCACCGTTTCCGTGGGCCTGGACACCTCCGGCACCGTCGACGTCGCCGCCGAGCGCAAGCGTCTGGAAAAGGACCTCGCCGCCGCCCACAAGGAGCTCGACGGCACCGCCAAGAAGCTCGGCAACGAGGCGTTCCTGGCCAAGGCGCCGGACGCGGTCGTCGATAAGATCCGCTCCCGGCAGCAGGTCGCCCAGGAAGAGGTCGAGCGCATCGCCGCCCGTCTGGAGGCGCTCAAGTGA